A genome region from Pseudomonas sp. N3-W includes the following:
- a CDS encoding type VI secretion system Vgr family protein, with protein MHNDKESPFTLTLVERDLSLQVLQFSGHEGLNQPYRFTVDAIGLTPPMELERLLQQSAFLSLGDDQGFHGRLHSASREHRGAHRVGYHLVLVPHLQTLEQQRRRRVFHRLSVPDIVRQLLEEHALPESSYRIELTTGHYPVRPFCIQYEESDLALLHRLCEEEGIHYHFEHHHDGHVLVLADDSLGFPQEPVLTPFRGATNRNPGEAGISELFQRHESPATRAPSTSRSRGAPASSDGAANEPHASAGSMIQRPAPEQQHCDQLSRRGLERLRCQHTQIRGQSDQPRLLSATILQVEQHPLPCFNNQWLLTEIQHHGQQTSILEQDPSGVPRSYRNEFSAIAWSTAFRPSLKHARPIVPGYQPARVLGPAGQPATVDDHGRILIALWPTAGAVAEEAGGIWLPVVIGACEGGADRYRLPRAGSDVLINFLDGDPDRPVLFITSGCEPPQPAAARKPRSDTRLLLDWLINRPDLGS; from the coding sequence ATGCACAACGACAAGGAAAGTCCTTTCACCCTCACCCTCGTCGAGAGGGATTTAAGTTTGCAGGTGTTGCAGTTCAGCGGCCACGAAGGCCTTAACCAACCCTATCGATTCACTGTCGATGCCATCGGCCTGACGCCGCCCATGGAGCTCGAACGGTTGCTGCAACAATCGGCTTTTCTGAGCCTTGGCGACGACCAGGGCTTTCACGGCCGCCTCCACAGCGCCAGTCGTGAGCATCGCGGCGCGCACCGGGTCGGCTACCATCTGGTACTCGTACCGCACCTGCAAACCCTTGAACAACAGCGCAGACGCCGGGTATTTCATCGCCTGAGCGTGCCGGATATTGTGCGTCAGTTACTGGAAGAACATGCCCTGCCCGAGAGCAGCTACCGTATTGAATTGACCACCGGACACTACCCCGTCCGCCCGTTTTGCATTCAATACGAAGAAAGCGATCTGGCACTGTTGCACCGGCTCTGTGAAGAAGAAGGCATTCACTACCACTTTGAGCATCACCACGACGGCCATGTGCTGGTGTTGGCCGATGACAGCCTGGGTTTCCCCCAGGAGCCGGTCCTGACGCCCTTTCGTGGCGCGACGAACCGCAATCCTGGCGAAGCCGGTATCAGCGAGTTGTTCCAGCGCCATGAATCGCCCGCCACCCGCGCGCCCTCCACTTCGCGCAGCAGAGGCGCACCGGCCTCAAGTGACGGAGCGGCCAACGAGCCACACGCCAGTGCGGGTTCGATGATCCAGCGCCCTGCTCCCGAGCAACAACACTGTGACCAACTCAGCCGCCGGGGCCTGGAACGCTTGCGCTGCCAGCACACGCAGATCCGCGGCCAAAGCGACCAGCCACGGTTGCTCAGCGCAACGATCTTGCAAGTGGAACAACACCCGCTTCCCTGTTTCAACAATCAGTGGCTGCTCACCGAAATTCAGCACCATGGACAACAAACTTCGATCCTCGAGCAGGACCCGTCTGGCGTCCCCCGAAGCTATCGCAATGAATTTTCGGCCATCGCCTGGTCCACGGCGTTCAGGCCGTCGCTCAAACACGCCCGCCCCATTGTCCCCGGTTATCAGCCGGCAAGAGTTCTGGGCCCCGCCGGGCAGCCGGCGACGGTCGATGATCATGGCCGGATTCTGATCGCCCTTTGGCCAACGGCGGGCGCTGTTGCAGAGGAAGCCGGTGGCATCTGGCTGCCGGTGGTCATTGGCGCCTGCGAGGGCGGAGCCGATCGGTACAGACTGCCGCGCGCCGGCAGTGATGTGTTGATCAACTTCCTCGACGGTGATCCGGACCGGCCGGTCCTGTTCATCACTTCCGGCTGTGAGCCGCCACAGCCCGCTGCGGCCCGCAAGCCACGCAGCGATACGCGGTTACTGCTGGACTGGTTGATCAACCGTCCGGACCTTGGTTCGTAA
- a CDS encoding OprD family porin produces the protein MIKKLATPLVGALLGGVMLPAHADFIDDSHADLTLLNRYLNQEGRDVAGSTAKAKSYRDWGQGFQFNFKSGYTEGPVGFGLDVEAFYGLKLDSGGDLNDKSHQGQYPGSMFPLDDGKSANDFSVLSPTFKMRFLEDELRVGMLSQNNPMLANTDGRLYHQTNTGVQLVSKDLSDFTFTGGDIVKTKIRNESGDSDMTTGGGTKLSDRFVYGGADYTGLANTTVSLWYSNLQDYYQQAFIGAKNTTALPVGSLLSDFRAYRSLGVGGNADGDADYAAAGSYDNGASKGRINQSTISLMESYSLAGHTLGIGAQKNTGDSDFPYLDSGLNSGDARQGPGAGADTPALTNLQLNKFQHAGEQTWLAQYKYDFGELGLKGLGFQATYAHGDQIRVASGGNSEWERDLALSYQVPDGKLKGFGVTWKNAMANPSMTGQTQQDENRLYVSYVVPLW, from the coding sequence ATGATCAAGAAACTTGCCACACCCCTTGTCGGCGCCTTGCTGGGCGGCGTGATGTTGCCTGCCCATGCGGACTTCATCGATGACAGTCACGCCGACCTGACGCTGCTCAATCGCTACCTGAACCAGGAGGGCCGCGACGTTGCAGGCAGCACCGCCAAGGCCAAGAGTTACCGCGATTGGGGCCAGGGCTTTCAGTTCAACTTCAAGTCGGGTTATACCGAGGGCCCGGTGGGCTTCGGGCTGGATGTGGAAGCCTTCTACGGCCTCAAGCTCGACTCCGGTGGCGACCTGAATGACAAGAGTCATCAAGGCCAATATCCGGGGAGTATGTTCCCGCTGGACGATGGCAAATCTGCCAATGACTTCAGTGTCCTGAGCCCGACCTTCAAGATGCGTTTCCTTGAGGATGAGCTGCGCGTCGGCATGCTCAGTCAGAACAACCCGATGCTGGCCAACACCGACGGGCGTCTGTACCACCAGACCAACACCGGCGTGCAGCTGGTTTCCAAAGACCTGTCCGATTTCACCTTTACCGGCGGTGACATCGTCAAAACCAAGATCCGCAATGAAAGCGGCGACAGCGACATGACCACCGGCGGCGGTACGAAACTCAGCGATCGCTTCGTCTATGGCGGCGCCGATTACACGGGGCTGGCCAACACGACGGTGAGCCTGTGGTATTCGAATCTGCAGGACTACTACCAACAAGCGTTCATTGGCGCGAAAAATACCACCGCCCTGCCGGTGGGCAGCCTGCTCAGTGATTTTCGTGCCTACCGCAGCCTGGGGGTGGGCGGTAACGCCGATGGCGACGCCGACTACGCTGCCGCGGGCTCCTACGACAACGGAGCCAGCAAGGGCCGTATCAACCAGTCCACCATCAGCCTGATGGAAAGCTATAGCCTGGCGGGGCATACCCTCGGTATCGGCGCGCAAAAGAACACCGGTGACAGTGACTTTCCCTACCTCGATTCCGGACTGAACAGCGGCGACGCCCGACAAGGCCCTGGCGCAGGTGCCGACACCCCGGCGCTGACCAACCTGCAACTGAACAAATTCCAGCACGCGGGCGAGCAAACCTGGCTGGCGCAATACAAATACGACTTCGGTGAGTTGGGCCTTAAAGGCCTTGGCTTCCAGGCGACCTACGCCCATGGCGATCAAATCCGGGTGGCCAGCGGCGGCAATAGCGAGTGGGAGCGAGACTTGGCGCTGAGCTATCAGGTGCCTGACGGCAAGTTGAAAGGCTTTGGCGTGACCTGGAAAAACGCCATGGCCAACCCGAGCATGACCGGGCAGACGCAGCAGGACGAGAACCGGCTTTATGTGAGTTATGTCGTGCCACTTTGGTAG
- a CDS encoding LysR substrate-binding domain-containing protein, which yields MNLFQLRAFDAVAREGSFTRAAARLFISQPAVTGHIKALEEHYQITLLRRTARRVELTEEGTRLAAITRAMFSLADEAQVMLEANRQLLTGRLEVAADGPHRVMPMLASLRARYPGVTVNLRLGNAQETLAALLSEHADVAVMTEVEPRKGLYLQALSASRICALVPVAHPWAQLSQGIRLKDLDQVIMVLREPHSITRRTFDDACVQAKVNPRVLLELDSREAVTEAVAADLGVGVVSSVEVSHDPRVTAVPILGEGLVNRHMIGCVERRRDLRLIQAFFELAPA from the coding sequence ATGAATCTGTTCCAGCTGCGTGCGTTCGACGCGGTGGCCCGGGAGGGCAGTTTTACCCGGGCGGCTGCGCGGCTGTTCATCAGTCAGCCGGCGGTCACCGGGCACATCAAGGCGCTGGAGGAGCACTACCAGATCACCTTGTTGCGGCGCACGGCGCGGCGGGTGGAACTGACGGAGGAGGGCACGCGCCTCGCGGCGATCACCCGAGCCATGTTCAGCCTGGCCGATGAGGCGCAAGTGATGCTGGAGGCCAACCGGCAGTTGCTGACCGGGCGTCTGGAAGTGGCGGCTGATGGCCCGCACCGGGTCATGCCGATGCTTGCCAGCCTGCGCGCCCGTTATCCGGGTGTCACCGTCAACCTGCGTCTGGGCAATGCTCAGGAAACGCTGGCGGCGTTGTTGTCCGAACATGCGGATGTGGCGGTGATGACCGAAGTCGAGCCGCGCAAGGGGCTATATCTGCAAGCCTTGAGCGCGTCGCGAATCTGCGCGTTGGTGCCGGTCGCCCATCCTTGGGCGCAACTCTCGCAGGGCATACGGCTCAAGGATCTGGATCAGGTGATCATGGTGTTGCGCGAGCCGCATTCCATCACACGCCGCACGTTTGACGATGCGTGCGTTCAGGCCAAAGTCAACCCGCGGGTGTTGCTGGAACTGGACAGCCGTGAGGCAGTGACCGAAGCCGTCGCCGCCGATTTGGGCGTGGGGGTGGTGTCGTCGGTGGAAGTCAGCCATGACCCACGAGTGACGGCGGTGCCCATTCTCGGTGAGGGGCTGGTTAACCGGCACATGATCGGGTGTGTGGAGCGGCGGCGGGATTTGCGTTTGATTCAGGCGTTTTTCGAGTTGGCGCCGGCCTGA
- a CDS encoding 2-aminoethylphosphonate--pyruvate transaminase → MSTAAPILLTPGPLTTSARTRQAMMVDWGSWDERFNQLTASVCEQLLGIINGADSHHCVPLQGSGTFAVEAAIGTLVPRDGKVLVLINGAYGKRLAKICEVLGRSFSTFETAEDQPTTAADVERLLRADASVTHVALIHCETSTGILNPLPEIAQVVARHGKHLIVDAMSSFGALAVDAQQVPFDALIAASGKCLEGVPGMGFVFARKEALDNAAGNSHSLAMDLFDQHRYMARTGQWRFTPPTHVVAALHEALLQYHEEGGLPARHQRYADNCQVLLEQMARVGLRSFLPPAIQAPIIVTFHAPKDPRYQFKAFYERVKAKGFILYPGKLTEVETFRVGCIGHVHPADMRAAVAAIAEALREMEVTEI, encoded by the coding sequence ATGAGTACTGCCGCTCCAATCCTGCTGACCCCCGGCCCGCTGACCACCTCGGCCCGCACCCGTCAGGCGATGATGGTCGATTGGGGGTCATGGGATGAGCGTTTCAATCAGCTGACCGCCAGCGTCTGCGAACAACTGCTGGGGATTATCAATGGCGCCGACAGCCACCATTGTGTGCCATTACAGGGCAGCGGCACCTTCGCCGTTGAAGCGGCGATCGGCACGCTGGTGCCACGGGACGGCAAGGTTCTGGTGTTGATCAATGGCGCCTACGGCAAACGTCTGGCGAAGATCTGCGAAGTGCTTGGCCGTTCGTTCAGCACCTTCGAAACCGCCGAAGACCAGCCGACCACCGCCGCCGACGTTGAACGTCTGCTGCGCGCCGACGCCAGCGTTACTCATGTGGCGCTGATCCACTGCGAAACCAGCACCGGCATTCTCAACCCGCTGCCGGAGATCGCCCAGGTGGTGGCCCGGCACGGCAAACACCTGATCGTCGATGCCATGAGTTCCTTTGGCGCGTTGGCGGTGGACGCGCAACAGGTGCCGTTCGATGCGCTGATCGCCGCCTCGGGCAAATGCCTTGAAGGCGTGCCGGGGATGGGCTTTGTCTTCGCTCGCAAAGAAGCGCTGGACAACGCCGCTGGCAATTCGCACTCACTGGCGATGGATTTATTCGACCAGCACCGCTACATGGCCAGGACCGGCCAATGGCGCTTCACCCCGCCGACCCACGTGGTCGCGGCGCTGCATGAAGCCCTGCTGCAGTACCACGAAGAAGGCGGCTTGCCGGCCCGGCACCAGCGCTACGCCGACAACTGCCAGGTGTTGCTGGAGCAGATGGCCAGAGTCGGCCTGCGCAGCTTTCTACCGCCCGCGATCCAGGCGCCGATTATCGTCACGTTCCACGCACCAAAAGACCCGCGTTATCAGTTCAAGGCGTTTTATGAGCGGGTGAAGGCCAAGGGTTTCATTCTTTATCCGGGCAAGTTGACCGAGGTCGAGACGTTCCGTGTGGGCTGTATCGGGCATGTGCATCCGGCCGATATGCGCGCGGCTGTAGCGGCCATTGCCGAGGCCCTGCGCGAGATGGAAGTAACAGAAATCTAA